One genomic window of Desulfovibrio psychrotolerans includes the following:
- a CDS encoding hemagglutinin repeat-containing protein produces the protein ANAYASLSGSGSDYESTYHRNAAVVAEQGLTTKSGRDTTVAGATVQGNTVTMQVGGDLTVASRQDESGGGSSSFGVSADVMVGAGASGSVSANVGKGQSSSAWVHEQTSIIGKEKVDIRVEDNTHVEGAVIAAMNGDLTLDTNTLTYADIHDHDTASN, from the coding sequence GCAAATGCCTATGCCTCGCTCAGCGGCTCGGGCAGTGACTATGAATCTACCTATCATCGCAATGCCGCTGTGGTGGCGGAACAGGGCCTGACCACGAAGTCGGGCCGCGACACCACCGTTGCCGGGGCCACCGTGCAGGGCAACACTGTTACCATGCAGGTTGGCGGCGACCTGACCGTTGCCAGCAGGCAGGATGAAAGCGGGGGCGGTTCTTCGTCGTTTGGGGTATCCGCCGATGTGATGGTGGGGGCCGGTGCATCCGGCAGCGTTTCTGCAAACGTGGGCAAGGGGCAGAGCTCTTCCGCGTGGGTGCATGAGCAGACATCTATTATCGGCAAGGAGAAGGTGGATATCCGCGTGGAGGATAACACCCACGTGGAGGGCGCGGTTATCGCTGCCATGAACGGCGACCTGACGCTGGACACCAACACCCTGACCTATGCCGACATTCACGATCACGACACGGCCAGCAAT